A section of the Flavobacterium sp. CG_23.5 genome encodes:
- a CDS encoding efflux RND transporter periplasmic adaptor subunit, which yields MKKNILTGIIILGVLAIIAFTLMNNKNENEAKTAIVAEKNATVSVKTETVKTEEVSLDFTANGNFEPLQELNFSAEKPGRVVRVLVKEGDNVRIGQTLAIVRSEQISSDLQTAQASYQNAVADYNRFENAYKTGGVTKQQVDQARLGLVTSKSRLQQAKVNIGDTNIKSTINGVVNKKYIEPGSVLGAATQMFDIVNVSKLKLKVTVNENQVARLKIGNNTKVTASVYPDQIFSGKITFIAPKADTSLNFPVEIEIANNSSNDLKAGMYGTAKFASNQQKQSLMIVPRNAFIGSVSSNQIFVIENGTAKLKTVTAGRILGDKVEILSGLSEGETVIITGQINLTDGTKVDVIK from the coding sequence ATGAAAAAAAATATACTAACCGGAATAATCATATTAGGAGTACTGGCAATTATTGCTTTTACTTTAATGAATAATAAAAACGAGAATGAAGCAAAAACAGCCATTGTAGCAGAGAAAAACGCTACTGTTTCAGTTAAAACCGAAACCGTTAAAACGGAAGAAGTATCTCTGGATTTTACTGCTAATGGGAATTTTGAGCCACTACAGGAATTAAATTTTTCCGCAGAAAAACCAGGGAGAGTGGTTCGCGTTTTGGTTAAAGAAGGTGACAATGTTAGAATTGGACAAACTTTGGCAATTGTAAGAAGTGAACAAATTTCATCGGATTTGCAAACTGCTCAAGCTTCTTATCAAAATGCAGTAGCGGATTACAACCGTTTTGAAAATGCATATAAAACAGGTGGAGTTACAAAACAACAAGTAGATCAAGCCAGATTAGGCTTAGTGACTTCAAAATCAAGATTGCAACAAGCTAAAGTTAACATTGGCGATACAAACATTAAATCTACAATTAATGGGGTTGTAAATAAAAAATATATTGAGCCTGGTTCTGTACTGGGTGCTGCAACCCAAATGTTTGACATCGTTAATGTTTCAAAATTAAAATTGAAAGTTACCGTTAATGAAAATCAGGTTGCTCGTTTGAAAATAGGAAACAACACAAAAGTTACTGCCAGTGTCTATCCTGACCAAATATTTTCAGGTAAAATTACTTTCATCGCTCCAAAGGCGGATACTAGCTTGAACTTTCCTGTAGAAATAGAAATTGCAAATAATTCATCTAATGATTTAAAAGCCGGAATGTACGGGACAGCTAAATTTGCATCCAATCAACAAAAACAATCTTTGATGATTGTTCCTAGAAATGCATTTATAGGAAGTGTAAGCAGCAACCAAATTTTTGTAATTGAAAATGGAACTGCAAAACTGAAAACGGTAACAGCAGGTAGAATTCTTGGTGACAAAGTAGAAATTTTAAGTGGACTTTCTGAAGGGGAAACGGTTATTATTACAGGACAAATCAACTTGACTGACGGTACAAAAGTGGATGTTATTAAATAA